A window from Halomicrobium urmianum encodes these proteins:
- a CDS encoding stage II sporulation protein M codes for MTDRARAARAVARRWLRGYALAAFLTLAAGVVLGYALGTQVPAEWLQQGTGSSAFLPDRITFWTLLSNNLLAITVISLGAASAGALTAFALLLNGVLIGAVVQIALRETDLLTVVALIAPHGIVEIPALLIVSAIGYRFGHRTVRYVRGLEDELFTRRDLKEAGLLYVVAALMIVVAAWIEAEVTLAVAERVADGGTGGA; via the coding sequence ATGACTGACCGAGCTCGGGCCGCGCGCGCCGTCGCGCGGCGGTGGCTACGGGGATACGCACTGGCGGCGTTCCTGACGCTCGCGGCCGGGGTGGTGCTCGGGTACGCGCTCGGGACGCAGGTGCCCGCCGAGTGGCTACAGCAGGGGACCGGTTCGTCGGCGTTTCTCCCCGACCGGATAACCTTCTGGACGCTCCTCTCCAACAACCTGCTCGCCATCACGGTCATCTCGCTGGGGGCCGCGTCGGCAGGCGCGCTGACCGCCTTCGCGCTCCTGCTGAACGGCGTCCTCATCGGCGCGGTGGTCCAGATCGCCCTCCGCGAGACGGACCTGCTGACCGTCGTCGCGCTCATCGCACCGCACGGAATCGTCGAGATCCCCGCGCTGCTGATCGTCTCGGCGATCGGCTACCGGTTCGGCCACCGGACGGTCCGGTACGTCCGCGGCCTAGAGGACGAACTCTTCACACGCCGGGATCTGAAGGAGGCCGGCCTGCTGTACGTCGTCGCCGCCCTCATGATCGTCGTGGCCGCCTGGATCGAGGCCGAGGTGACCCTTGCCGTCGCCGAGCGCGTCGCGGACGGCGGGACCGGCGGGGCGTGA
- a CDS encoding AAA family ATPase: MRRHAQLPPVIVILSGLPGSGKTTLATGLRDRLADRGRAVALLHSDDYRRRTYEQLYEAVAEGVEDDVARPDVWLLDGTFARREWRNRFYRLDDVREVWVRAPLETCLARNRRRQDPVPDRGVESVAAEFDPPRADLVIDTDELRVEASLDRLEAAVAGWLDG, encoded by the coding sequence TTGCGTCGCCACGCTCAACTTCCGCCCGTGATCGTCATCCTGTCCGGCCTCCCGGGGTCCGGGAAGACGACGCTGGCGACCGGACTGCGTGACCGACTCGCCGACCGCGGCCGCGCGGTCGCGCTCCTGCACTCGGACGACTACCGGCGGCGGACGTACGAGCAATTGTACGAGGCCGTGGCCGAGGGCGTCGAGGACGACGTCGCGAGGCCCGACGTCTGGCTGCTCGACGGCACCTTCGCCCGGCGCGAGTGGCGCAACCGCTTCTACCGCCTCGACGACGTCCGCGAGGTGTGGGTCCGGGCGCCCCTGGAGACGTGTCTCGCGCGGAACCGTCGACGTCAGGACCCCGTCCCGGACCGGGGCGTCGAGTCCGTCGCCGCCGAGTTCGACCCGCCCCGGGCGGACCTGGTGATCGACACCGACGAACTGCGCGTCGAGGCGTCGCTGGACCGACTGGAAGCGGCGGTCGCCGGATGGCTCGACGGGTAA
- a CDS encoding uS10/mL48 family ribosomal protein, translating to MPFVTKLTLESGDRRRLDDVVDDIKDRAARKGVELKGPHPRPPEHHRVPQSKSLAPDGGRFESWDYTVYTRTVEIVDHQEFARDVTEREFPQGIHVEAEIEQRSHLGS from the coding sequence ATGCCGTTCGTCACCAAACTCACGCTCGAGAGCGGGGACCGCCGCCGACTCGACGACGTCGTCGACGACATCAAGGACCGGGCGGCGCGCAAGGGCGTGGAACTGAAAGGGCCACATCCCCGTCCGCCGGAGCACCACCGCGTGCCCCAGTCCAAGTCGCTGGCCCCCGACGGCGGCCGGTTCGAGTCCTGGGACTACACCGTCTACACGCGCACCGTCGAGATCGTCGACCACCAGGAGTTCGCCCGCGACGTCACCGAACGGGAGTTCCCCCAGGGCATCCACGTCGAGGCCGAGATCGAACAGCGCAGCCACCTGGGCTCCTAG
- a CDS encoding DUF5787 family protein → MFPWGLALGRAVDSEFAFEVRVCAWAEREWPPEGDREHPVVVARQLGTKRRRWDTIVLECDPEGLRRRAQFGERRLGSDLLHVVRSAPAEWTYYRDALPDPGYSWRYVREAVHEAADRGILDRRKRGNRIQIRRKYEYPDWVDRVVAVENKPDLTASAARDLAPQLERDVALSLADEVWVATAATGERVEPILLEDLPVEAGVLTLDAGAGEAEVGWHPSALAVDDPGTRILERPSDGPSAARFEYADPEWKADKRLGIAERAYERGWRAYADTMQPDCRHFQLRPESDGVVPYCAAKGRTPTPGECSGACNEYEPEPPVWRSKGWPIEGGPGTRIKELLAERRRRRRPGL, encoded by the coding sequence ATGTTCCCATGGGGCCTTGCCCTGGGCAGAGCCGTGGACAGCGAGTTCGCCTTCGAGGTGCGGGTCTGCGCGTGGGCCGAGCGGGAGTGGCCGCCGGAGGGCGACCGCGAGCACCCGGTCGTCGTCGCTCGTCAGTTGGGGACGAAGCGGCGGCGCTGGGACACCATCGTCCTGGAGTGCGACCCCGAGGGACTCCGCCGGCGTGCGCAGTTCGGGGAGCGGCGGCTGGGCTCGGACCTGCTGCACGTCGTCCGGTCGGCGCCGGCGGAGTGGACCTACTACCGGGACGCCCTGCCGGACCCGGGCTACTCCTGGCGGTACGTCCGCGAGGCGGTCCACGAGGCGGCCGACCGGGGTATCCTGGACCGGCGCAAGCGGGGCAACCGGATTCAGATCCGCCGGAAGTACGAGTACCCCGACTGGGTCGATCGCGTGGTCGCCGTCGAGAACAAGCCGGACCTCACGGCCAGCGCGGCGCGCGACCTCGCGCCGCAACTGGAGCGGGACGTGGCTCTCTCGCTGGCCGACGAGGTGTGGGTCGCCACCGCGGCGACCGGCGAGCGGGTCGAACCGATCCTGCTGGAGGACCTGCCGGTCGAGGCCGGCGTGCTGACGTTAGACGCCGGGGCGGGCGAGGCCGAGGTCGGCTGGCACCCGAGCGCGCTCGCCGTCGACGATCCCGGGACGAGGATCCTCGAGCGGCCGTCGGACGGCCCCAGCGCGGCGCGGTTCGAGTACGCCGACCCGGAGTGGAAGGCGGACAAGCGCCTGGGGATCGCCGAGCGGGCCTACGAGCGGGGCTGGCGCGCCTACGCGGACACGATGCAACCGGACTGCCGGCACTTCCAGTTGCGGCCGGAGTCCGACGGCGTCGTCCCGTACTGCGCCGCGAAGGGGCGGACGCCGACACCCGGGGAGTGCAGTGGGGCCTGCAACGAGTACGAACCCGAACCGCCCGTCTGGCGGTCGAAGGGCTGGCCCATCGAGGGCGGTCCGGGGACGCGCATCAAGGAACTGCTGGCGGAGCGGCGACGGCGGCGTCGGCCCGGACTGTGA
- a CDS encoding 2Fe-2S iron-sulfur cluster-binding protein — MTEYTVEFVGTGEEITVADTDTILSRCLEEGIAQEYSCRVGMCLACSARIVEGEVTQPAARGLTDEEREEYALTCMARPASDLKLDRGEYPPSIEAEPAVGDADGSVAADD; from the coding sequence ATGACCGAGTACACGGTGGAGTTCGTCGGCACGGGCGAGGAGATCACCGTCGCCGACACCGACACGATCCTGAGCCGCTGCCTCGAGGAGGGCATCGCTCAGGAGTACTCCTGCCGGGTCGGGATGTGTCTGGCCTGTTCGGCGCGGATCGTCGAGGGCGAGGTGACCCAGCCCGCCGCCCGCGGACTGACCGACGAGGAGCGCGAGGAGTACGCGCTGACCTGCATGGCCCGTCCCGCCTCCGACCTGAAGCTGGACCGGGGCGAGTACCCCCCGAGCATCGAGGCCGAGCCCGCGGTAGGCGACGCCGACGGATCGGTGGCGGCCGACGACTGA
- a CDS encoding DUF2080 family transposase-associated protein: MDEFTINGHEVVNGDVKATGNGAHVYVPKRWRGADVKVVRTSDPDDE; the protein is encoded by the coding sequence ATGGATGAGTTCACAATCAACGGCCATGAAGTCGTGAACGGCGACGTGAAAGCCACCGGCAACGGCGCTCACGTCTATGTCCCGAAACGCTGGCGTGGCGCGGACGTGAAGGTCGTCCGTACTTCTGACCCCGACGACGAATAG
- a CDS encoding CBS domain-containing protein, translated as MSDSSQTRVEAIMSTPLETITPDATLTEATTAMREEDISALLVTTAPPSIVTSTDVLDAVAEGRDPDDVLVEDVMTESVETVPPDLRLGEVAAMMTNFGINHLPVVDDDYLGMVSSTDITAHMA; from the coding sequence ATGAGTGACAGCAGTCAGACGCGCGTCGAGGCCATCATGTCGACGCCGCTCGAGACGATCACGCCCGACGCCACGCTGACCGAGGCGACGACGGCGATGCGCGAGGAGGACATCAGCGCGCTGCTGGTGACGACTGCGCCGCCGTCGATCGTCACCAGCACGGACGTCCTCGACGCCGTCGCCGAGGGCCGCGATCCGGACGACGTGCTGGTCGAGGACGTGATGACGGAGTCGGTCGAGACGGTGCCGCCAGACCTCCGACTGGGCGAGGTCGCGGCGATGATGACGAACTTCGGGATCAACCACCTCCCCGTGGTGGACGACGACTACCTCGGGATGGTCTCGTCGACGGACATCACCGCGCACATGGCCTGA
- a CDS encoding DUF7110 family protein: MTSRVYRLHSTLELPLEDTYDFFEDADLPPEIADVEITRRNNTLIISAVAEDESISKYTPTAQLKASVTENRVYEELPEDEEPPGFNGMNGGGGGPQWGQLEEEEKPDSELVEYACFKGDRETVLQNTALQYPMFQVLCDVARNAEKGTLTAIAAVDDDLEAVRIVDGEDKPAQINVVEEPREDEDEDTVNWRDNEFIS; the protein is encoded by the coding sequence ATGACCAGCCGCGTATACAGACTCCACTCGACACTCGAACTGCCACTGGAAGACACGTACGACTTCTTCGAGGACGCCGACCTCCCACCGGAGATCGCGGACGTAGAGATCACCCGCCGCAACAACACGCTCATCATCAGCGCCGTCGCGGAAGACGAATCGATCAGCAAGTACACGCCGACCGCCCAGCTCAAGGCCAGCGTCACCGAGAACCGCGTCTACGAGGAGCTGCCCGAAGACGAGGAGCCGCCGGGATTCAACGGCATGAACGGCGGCGGTGGCGGCCCGCAGTGGGGCCAGCTCGAGGAGGAGGAGAAGCCGGACTCCGAACTCGTCGAATACGCCTGCTTCAAGGGCGACCGCGAGACCGTGCTCCAGAACACGGCGCTGCAGTATCCGATGTTTCAGGTCCTCTGCGACGTCGCTCGCAACGCCGAGAAAGGGACCCTTACCGCCATCGCTGCGGTCGACGACGACCTCGAGGCCGTCCGAATCGTCGACGGGGAGGACAAGCCCGCGCAGATCAACGTCGTTGAAGAGCCCCGAGAGGACGAGGACGAGGACACGGTCAACTGGCGGGACAACGAGTTCATCTCATAG
- a CDS encoding phosphoadenosine phosphosulfate reductase family protein has product MSEFPDYLDVDYSDGEGEDPADYPTINHKIEKAIEVTKEGLEQYENPVVMWTGGKDSTLTLYFVKEVADRFDLEVPPVVFIDHYQHFDELIDFVEHWADEWDLEVIWARNEDVGEYVEENDLEPGDDIPVDALSEHNQHHIRNILEYEDEEFPFLLDTYVGNHLLKTVALNDAIEEHDVDGIISGVRWDEQEARADETFFSPRHDPDIYPPHDRVQTILQFDEPAVWDAFWNFVVPDTVEEFPDEGYVPETDDDLPGSVEQEDVPVSPKYFAGFRSLGSEVSTDKAAEEPAWQQDLEGTTERAGRAQDKEDLMERLRDLGYM; this is encoded by the coding sequence ATGTCCGAGTTTCCGGACTACCTCGACGTCGACTACAGCGACGGCGAGGGCGAGGACCCGGCGGATTACCCGACTATCAACCACAAGATCGAGAAGGCCATCGAGGTGACCAAGGAGGGCCTCGAGCAGTACGAGAACCCGGTCGTCATGTGGACCGGCGGCAAGGACTCCACGCTCACGCTCTACTTCGTCAAGGAGGTCGCCGATCGGTTCGACCTGGAGGTTCCTCCGGTCGTCTTCATCGATCACTACCAGCACTTCGACGAGCTCATCGACTTCGTCGAGCACTGGGCCGACGAGTGGGACCTGGAGGTCATCTGGGCCCGCAACGAGGACGTCGGCGAGTACGTCGAGGAGAACGACCTCGAGCCCGGCGACGACATCCCCGTCGACGCACTCTCCGAGCACAACCAGCACCACATTCGGAACATCCTCGAGTACGAGGACGAGGAGTTCCCGTTCCTGCTGGACACCTACGTCGGTAACCACCTGCTGAAGACGGTCGCGCTCAACGACGCGATCGAAGAGCACGACGTCGACGGCATCATCTCCGGCGTCCGCTGGGACGAGCAGGAGGCCCGCGCCGACGAGACGTTCTTCTCGCCGCGCCACGACCCCGACATCTACCCGCCCCACGACCGCGTCCAGACGATCCTCCAGTTCGACGAGCCCGCCGTCTGGGACGCGTTCTGGAACTTCGTCGTCCCGGACACCGTCGAGGAGTTCCCGGACGAGGGCTACGTCCCCGAAACGGACGACGACCTCCCCGGGAGCGTCGAGCAGGAGGACGTCCCCGTCTCGCCGAAGTACTTCGCCGGGTTCCGCTCGCTCGGCAGCGAGGTCAGCACCGACAAGGCCGCCGAGGAGCCCGCATGGCAGCAGGACCTCGAAGGCACGACCGAGCGCGCCGGCCGCGCCCAGGACAAGGAGGACCTCATGGAGCGCCTCCGCGACCTGGGCTACATGTGA
- a CDS encoding RDD family protein, which translates to MNTNSTLDVNQKAGLGKRAVALIVDSILMGIVAAVLTMAIGFAVPMGGGPGSNGMAGVVVGLQLLTPLIMFAYFIVLEALYGQTLGKMLLSITVVGEDGSPIGWGESIIRNLLRIVDALPFLYIVGIIAVVLTDDEQRVGDLAASTYVVES; encoded by the coding sequence ATGAACACGAATTCGACGCTAGACGTGAATCAGAAGGCCGGACTCGGGAAGCGCGCTGTCGCACTGATCGTCGACAGCATCCTCATGGGGATCGTCGCGGCCGTCCTCACCATGGCGATCGGTTTCGCGGTTCCCATGGGCGGCGGTCCGGGTAGTAACGGCATGGCCGGCGTCGTGGTCGGTCTGCAGTTGCTTACGCCGCTCATCATGTTCGCCTACTTCATCGTTCTGGAGGCTCTCTACGGCCAGACGCTCGGGAAGATGCTCCTGAGCATCACCGTCGTCGGCGAAGATGGTAGCCCCATCGGCTGGGGCGAATCGATCATCCGCAACCTGCTCCGGATCGTCGACGCGCTGCCGTTCCTCTACATCGTCGGTATCATCGCCGTCGTGCTGACCGACGACGAGCAGCGAGTCGGCGACCTCGCGGCCAGCACGTACGTCGTCGAGAGCTAG
- a CDS encoding amidohydrolase: MDAERYDRLVSLRRDLHRHPEPAWREFYTTARLVEECERIGVDDVVLGPDLLASGERLSVPDEDDLAEWYERALDAGADEDVLERLAGGWTGLMATLERGEGPTVALRVDVDGLPREESTGPHHYPAAEGFRSETGAMHACGHDGHAAIGVGVLEAVAESDFEGTLKVVFQPAEEVVGGARPVAESGHLDDVDVLLAVHLGLDHPTGEVVAGIEEILAVSQFRADFEGEPAHAGGHPAQGRNAVQALATAVQNLYAIPRHEAGATRVNAGVVEGGTATNIVPEHASIEGEVRGETTELMEYVRERADDVIESAADMYDCEVEVARTGEAPGGKNDDAVVDLGYEAAGRVKGVDSRVRTAALGGSEDATYLMRRVQETGGEAAYVGVGTDHPGGHHTATFDVDEPSIAVGVDWLTETLLAAAEDR; the protein is encoded by the coding sequence ATGGACGCGGAACGGTACGATCGACTGGTATCGCTGCGGCGGGACCTCCACCGGCATCCCGAACCGGCGTGGCGGGAGTTCTACACGACGGCGCGGCTCGTCGAAGAGTGCGAGCGGATCGGCGTCGACGACGTCGTCCTGGGACCGGACCTGCTCGCGTCCGGCGAGCGGCTCTCGGTGCCCGACGAGGACGACCTCGCGGAGTGGTACGAGCGGGCCCTCGACGCAGGCGCGGACGAGGACGTGCTGGAGCGCCTGGCGGGGGGCTGGACGGGCCTGATGGCGACGCTGGAGCGGGGCGAGGGGCCGACGGTGGCGCTGCGGGTGGACGTCGACGGCCTGCCGCGGGAGGAGTCGACGGGTCCCCACCACTACCCGGCGGCGGAGGGGTTCCGCTCGGAGACGGGCGCGATGCACGCGTGCGGGCACGACGGCCACGCGGCTATCGGCGTCGGCGTCCTGGAGGCGGTCGCCGAGAGCGACTTCGAAGGGACGCTGAAGGTCGTCTTCCAGCCGGCCGAGGAGGTCGTCGGCGGGGCGCGGCCGGTCGCGGAGAGCGGCCACCTCGACGACGTGGACGTCCTGCTCGCGGTTCACCTGGGGCTGGACCACCCCACCGGCGAGGTCGTGGCCGGCATCGAGGAGATTCTCGCCGTCAGTCAGTTTCGGGCGGACTTCGAGGGCGAACCCGCGCACGCGGGCGGCCATCCCGCGCAGGGCCGCAACGCCGTCCAGGCGCTGGCGACGGCGGTCCAGAACCTCTACGCCATCCCGCGCCACGAGGCGGGCGCGACGCGGGTCAACGCCGGCGTCGTCGAGGGCGGTACCGCGACGAACATCGTCCCCGAACACGCCAGCATCGAGGGCGAGGTCCGCGGCGAGACGACCGAGCTGATGGAATACGTGCGCGAGCGTGCGGACGACGTAATCGAGAGCGCGGCCGACATGTACGACTGCGAAGTCGAGGTCGCCCGGACCGGCGAGGCGCCGGGCGGGAAGAACGACGACGCCGTCGTCGACCTGGGCTACGAGGCCGCCGGGCGCGTCAAGGGGGTCGACTCCCGGGTCCGGACGGCGGCGCTGGGCGGCAGCGAGGACGCCACCTACCTCATGCGCCGCGTTCAGGAGACGGGCGGCGAGGCCGCCTACGTCGGCGTCGGCACGGACCACCCCGGCGGCCACCACACGGCCACCTTCGACGTCGACGAGCCCTCCATCGCCGTCGGCGTCGACTGGCTCACCGAGACGCTGCTCGCTGCGGCCGAGGACCGGTAG
- a CDS encoding geranylgeranyl reductase family protein has protein sequence MTTDAADGSGGDGRTVSADVAVVGAGTAGCYAAATLAREGYDVVVAERKDEQEAGHIACGDALKGASNFPDAIPKSQIEPAFTNTDVDHGRFEIPQEDTVLEIPVPGELAVIDRWEYGRRIIDGATEAGAEFHYDTVVQNVLQDEDGTVTGLKAMRKGDPVTYETDVVIDAAGALSILQDKADFEDATFDTNVTYSQFCSGYREVVETEEPVPWDDALVFKPTERSAGYLWYFPRTETEINVGLGFQMTEEPMELVDDLKRDLSARSEFQDAEVTDKLGAALPTRRPYDSAVAPGFMAVGDAAGHVNPTTGGGIAGAAYAGQYAAEQAVEAIEDGRVDDEAVLWEYNERVMDHFGARYAALDVYNIFTTAYDVDDLMGLLAALPGEQLAEALYSGSTDMSLGLKLRTAIKSFGHWGTIYDLYQTKQLADRLLALYEEYPTHPGAFDRWQARRDDLMDEIYEVVDADPKY, from the coding sequence ATGACAACGGATGCAGCCGACGGGTCCGGTGGCGACGGACGGACCGTGTCGGCGGACGTCGCCGTCGTCGGGGCCGGGACGGCGGGCTGTTACGCGGCCGCGACGCTCGCCCGCGAGGGCTACGACGTCGTCGTCGCCGAGCGCAAGGACGAGCAGGAGGCGGGCCACATCGCCTGCGGAGACGCGCTGAAGGGCGCCTCGAACTTCCCCGATGCCATCCCGAAGTCCCAGATCGAACCCGCGTTCACCAACACCGACGTCGACCACGGCCGGTTCGAGATTCCCCAGGAAGACACCGTCCTCGAGATCCCGGTGCCGGGCGAACTGGCCGTCATCGACCGCTGGGAGTACGGCCGCCGCATCATCGACGGTGCTACGGAGGCCGGCGCCGAGTTCCACTACGACACCGTCGTCCAGAACGTGCTCCAGGACGAGGACGGCACGGTGACCGGCCTGAAGGCGATGCGGAAGGGCGACCCGGTAACCTACGAGACCGACGTCGTGATCGACGCGGCCGGGGCGCTGTCGATCCTCCAGGACAAGGCCGACTTCGAGGACGCCACCTTCGACACGAACGTCACCTACTCGCAGTTCTGCTCGGGCTACCGGGAGGTCGTCGAGACCGAGGAACCGGTCCCGTGGGACGACGCGCTCGTCTTCAAGCCCACGGAGCGGTCGGCGGGCTACCTCTGGTACTTCCCGCGCACGGAGACGGAGATCAACGTCGGTCTGGGCTTCCAGATGACCGAGGAACCCATGGAGCTGGTCGACGACCTCAAGCGGGACCTCTCTGCCCGGTCGGAGTTTCAGGACGCGGAGGTCACGGACAAGCTCGGGGCCGCGCTGCCGACCCGGCGGCCTTACGACTCCGCGGTCGCGCCGGGCTTCATGGCCGTCGGCGACGCCGCGGGCCACGTCAATCCGACCACCGGAGGCGGCATCGCCGGCGCGGCCTACGCCGGCCAGTACGCCGCCGAGCAGGCCGTCGAGGCCATCGAGGACGGCCGCGTCGACGACGAGGCCGTGCTCTGGGAGTACAACGAGCGCGTCATGGACCACTTCGGCGCGCGCTACGCCGCGCTGGACGTCTACAACATCTTCACGACCGCCTACGACGTCGACGACCTGATGGGCCTGCTCGCGGCGCTGCCCGGCGAGCAACTCGCCGAGGCGCTGTACTCCGGGTCGACTGACATGAGCCTCGGGCTGAAGCTCAGGACGGCGATCAAGAGCTTCGGCCACTGGGGTACCATCTACGACCTCTACCAGACGAAACAGCTGGCCGATCGCCTGCTCGCCCTCTACGAGGAGTACCCCACCCACCCCGGCGCGTTCGACCGGTGGCAGGCCCGACGGGACGACCTGATGGACGAGATCTACGAGGTCGTCGACGCCGATCCGAAGTACTGA
- a CDS encoding bis(5'-nucleosyl)-tetraphosphatase — MIEATSAGAILFRDTRGRREYLLLKSRPGDWEFPKGGVEGDEELQQTAIREVKEEAGISDFRLLDGFRKDYDYVFEANGKTIHKTVHLFVAKSYEASAELSNEHRDLQWRDYEQAINTVTQDGPREILEDAHEFLDEREDEEE; from the coding sequence ATGATCGAGGCCACGAGCGCGGGAGCCATCCTCTTTCGCGATACGCGTGGCCGGCGGGAGTACCTGCTGCTCAAGTCCCGCCCCGGCGACTGGGAGTTCCCCAAGGGCGGGGTCGAAGGCGACGAGGAGCTGCAACAGACCGCCATCCGCGAGGTGAAAGAGGAGGCCGGAATCAGCGACTTCCGGCTCTTGGACGGCTTTCGCAAAGACTACGACTACGTCTTCGAGGCGAACGGGAAGACCATCCACAAGACGGTCCACCTGTTCGTCGCCAAGTCATACGAGGCGTCGGCCGAACTGTCGAACGAACACCGCGACCTGCAGTGGCGCGACTACGAGCAGGCGATCAACACGGTCACGCAGGACGGTCCCCGCGAGATCCTGGAGGACGCACACGAGTTCCTCGACGAGCGCGAGGACGAAGAGGAGTAG